In Hasllibacter sp. MH4015, the following proteins share a genomic window:
- the rplI gene encoding 50S ribosomal protein L9 produces MDVILLERVAKLGQMGEVVSVKEGYARNYLLPQKKALRANEVNLASFENQKAQLEARNLETKKEAEALGEKLAGQQFIIIRSASDSGALYGSVTTRDAADVATEEGFSVDRKQIALTAPIKDLGLHKVMVNLHPEVEVEIELNVARSPEEAELQASGKSIQELAAEEEAQAEFEIAELFDDIGAAQLDELEGEVDAPADGDAADDADAAPAEDDDETA; encoded by the coding sequence ATGGACGTTATCTTGCTGGAACGTGTGGCCAAGCTGGGTCAGATGGGCGAAGTGGTCTCCGTCAAGGAAGGCTACGCGCGCAACTACCTCTTGCCGCAGAAAAAGGCGCTTCGCGCGAATGAGGTGAACCTCGCCTCTTTCGAGAACCAGAAGGCGCAGCTTGAAGCGCGCAACCTGGAGACCAAGAAAGAAGCCGAGGCGCTTGGCGAAAAGCTTGCCGGGCAGCAATTCATCATCATCCGTTCGGCCTCCGATTCCGGCGCGCTTTACGGTTCCGTCACCACCCGTGACGCGGCTGACGTCGCCACGGAGGAAGGCTTCTCCGTCGATCGCAAGCAGATCGCCCTGACGGCTCCGATCAAGGATCTGGGTCTGCACAAGGTCATGGTGAACCTGCACCCCGAAGTCGAGGTGGAGATCGAATTGAACGTGGCCCGCTCGCCGGAAGAGGCAGAGCTTCAGGCGTCGGGCAAGTCGATTCAGGAACTCGCCGCCGAGGAAGAGGCGCAGGCCGAATTCGAGATCGCGGAATTGTTCGACGATATCGGCGCCGCGCAGCTTGATGAGCTGGAAGGCGAGGTCGATGCGCCCGCAGACGGCGACGCCGCCGATGACGCGGACGCAGCCCCGGCCGAGGACGATGACGAAACGGCGTAA
- the rpsR gene encoding 30S ribosomal protein S18 encodes MAAKPFFRRRKTDPFEGENAPKIDYKDTRLLQRYISERGKIVPSRITAVGAKNQRKLAKAIKRARFLALLPYAVK; translated from the coding sequence ATGGCCGCAAAACCATTTTTCCGCCGCCGCAAGACCGACCCGTTCGAGGGCGAGAATGCGCCGAAGATCGACTACAAGGACACCCGTCTGCTGCAGCGCTACATCTCCGAGCGTGGCAAGATCGTGCCTTCCCGTATCACCGCAGTCGGTGCCAAGAACCAGCGCAAGCTCGCCAAGGCGATCAAGCGTGCCCGGTTCCTCGCGCTTCTGCCCTACGCCGTTAAGTAA
- the rpsF gene encoding 30S ribosomal protein S6 codes for MSLYEHVMIARQDLSNTQAESLIEHFGTVLADNGGKVVDTEYWGVKTMAYKINKNRKGHYAYIRTDAPSEAVQEMERLMRLHDDVMRVLTVKVDAHEEGPSAQMQKRDEREGRRERR; via the coding sequence ATGTCTCTCTACGAGCATGTGATGATTGCGCGTCAGGACCTATCCAACACGCAAGCCGAAAGCCTGATCGAGCATTTCGGCACCGTCCTCGCCGACAATGGCGGCAAGGTCGTCGACACCGAATATTGGGGTGTCAAGACGATGGCCTACAAGATCAACAAGAACCGCAAGGGCCACTACGCCTATATCCGCACCGATGCCCCGTCCGAGGCGGTGCAGGAGATGGAGCGCCTGATGCGCCTGCATGACGACGTGATGCGTGTCCTGACCGTCAAGGTCGACGCCCACGAAGAAGGCCCCTCGGCCCAAATGCAGAAGCGCGATGAGCGCGAAGGCCGCCGCGAGCGCCGCTGA
- the fabD gene encoding ACP S-malonyltransferase has product MTRAFVFPGQGAQTIGMGHDLADAYPTARAVFEAVDDALGEKLSTLIWEGEIEDLTLTRNAQPALMATSMAAMAALQAEGVEIGAASYVAGHSLGEYSALCAAGALSLADTARLLRLRGEAMQDAVPAGQGAMAAILGLDFDTVTEIAAEAARGEVVEAANDNDPAQVVISGHKAAVERAADLAKERGAKRALMLPVSAPFHCALMQPAADAMARALADVDMQSPVVPLVGNVIARAESSADTIRQNLVDQVTGRVRWRESVAWMSDQGVTEIFEIGAGKALSGMVKRIDRAMETQAVGTPEDVAKAATAING; this is encoded by the coding sequence ATGACAAGAGCATTCGTTTTCCCAGGCCAGGGCGCCCAGACGATCGGCATGGGCCACGACCTGGCTGACGCCTATCCGACGGCCCGCGCGGTGTTCGAGGCGGTGGATGATGCATTGGGCGAAAAGCTCTCCACCCTGATCTGGGAGGGCGAGATCGAGGACCTGACCCTGACCCGTAACGCGCAACCGGCCCTGATGGCGACATCCATGGCCGCGATGGCGGCGTTGCAGGCCGAAGGGGTGGAGATCGGCGCGGCATCTTACGTGGCGGGCCATTCCCTGGGCGAGTATTCGGCGCTCTGCGCGGCGGGCGCGTTGAGCCTTGCGGACACCGCGCGACTGCTGCGTTTGCGAGGCGAGGCGATGCAGGACGCGGTCCCGGCAGGGCAGGGCGCGATGGCGGCGATCCTCGGGCTGGATTTCGACACGGTCACGGAGATCGCGGCGGAGGCCGCACGGGGCGAAGTCGTGGAAGCGGCCAATGACAACGACCCGGCGCAGGTCGTCATTTCGGGTCACAAGGCGGCCGTGGAACGCGCCGCCGATCTGGCCAAGGAACGCGGTGCGAAACGCGCGCTGATGCTGCCGGTCTCCGCGCCGTTCCATTGCGCGCTCATGCAACCCGCCGCCGATGCAATGGCCCGCGCGTTGGCGGATGTGGACATGCAATCCCCCGTCGTGCCGCTGGTGGGCAACGTGATCGCGCGGGCCGAAAGCTCCGCCGATACGATCCGGCAGAACCTGGTGGATCAGGTCACGGGCCGGGTGCGCTGGCGCGAAAGCGTGGCGTGGATGTCCGATCAGGGCGTCACGGAAATCTTCGAGATCGGGGCGGGCAAAGCCCTGTCGGGCATGGTCAAACGCATCGACCGGGCGATGGAGACCCAAGCCGTCGGTACGCCCGAGGATGTGGCCAAGGCGGCCACGGCAATCAACGGATAA
- the fabG gene encoding 3-oxoacyl-[acyl-carrier-protein] reductase has translation MFDLTGKAALITGASGGIGAEIARHLHTAGAIVGLSGTRVEPLEALAAELGERARVLPCNLSDAEAVEALPKQAIAAMGSLDILVNNAGITRDNLFMRMSDEEWASVLDVNLTSTMRLCRGSLRGMMKARWGRIVNISSVVGATGNPGQGNYAASKAGMVGMSKSLAYEVASRGITVNCVAPGFIETAMTDKLTDDQKGKILAQIPAGRMGTPAEIAAATLFLASDQAGYLTGTVMHVNGGMAML, from the coding sequence ATGTTCGATCTGACAGGGAAAGCGGCGCTTATCACCGGCGCGTCGGGCGGGATCGGGGCGGAGATCGCGCGGCATCTGCACACGGCGGGCGCAATTGTGGGCCTGTCGGGCACGCGGGTCGAGCCGTTGGAGGCGCTGGCCGCCGAATTGGGGGAGCGGGCCCGTGTCCTGCCCTGCAACCTCAGCGATGCCGAGGCGGTGGAGGCGCTGCCCAAGCAGGCGATCGCGGCGATGGGATCGCTCGACATTCTGGTCAACAACGCGGGCATCACGCGCGACAACCTCTTCATGCGGATGTCCGACGAGGAATGGGCCAGCGTGCTGGACGTGAACCTGACCTCCACGATGCGGCTCTGCCGGGGCAGTCTGCGCGGCATGATGAAGGCACGCTGGGGCCGGATCGTGAATATCTCGTCGGTGGTGGGCGCCACGGGTAATCCGGGGCAGGGAAACTACGCCGCCTCCAAGGCCGGAATGGTCGGCATGTCCAAGAGCCTCGCCTACGAGGTCGCCAGCCGTGGCATCACCGTGAATTGCGTGGCGCCGGGCTTCATCGAGACGGCGATGACCGACAAGCTGACCGATGACCAGAAGGGCAAGATCCTTGCCCAGATCCCCGCCGGGCGCATGGGTACACCCGCTGAAATCGCGGCAGCGACCCTGTTTCTGGCCAGCGATCAGGCCGGGTATCTGACCGGCACGGTGATGCATGTGAACGGCGGCATGGCGATGCTGTGA
- a CDS encoding acyl carrier protein — translation MSDVAERVKKIVVEHLSVEEDKVTEQASFIDDLGADSLDTVELVMAFEEEFGIEIPDDAAETIQTFGDAVKFIKEAQ, via the coding sequence ATGAGCGACGTCGCAGAGCGCGTAAAAAAGATCGTTGTGGAGCACCTCAGCGTGGAAGAGGACAAGGTCACGGAGCAGGCCTCGTTCATTGACGATCTGGGCGCGGATTCGCTCGACACCGTTGAGCTGGTCATGGCCTTTGAAGAGGAATTCGGCATCGAAATCCCCGATGACGCGGCCGAGACGATCCAGACCTTCGGCGACGCGGTGAAGTTCATCAAAGAAGCGCAGTAA
- the fabF gene encoding beta-ketoacyl-ACP synthase II has translation MRRVVITGLGLVTPLASGVEETWRRLLAGQSGAGPITRFDATGFGTTYACELPRGDGTDGTFNPDQWMEPKEQRKVDDFILYGMAAAVQAVEDAGWTPTDTESLERTGCLIGAGIGGLSSIADTSITLNERGPRRVSPFFVPGALINLISGQVSIRYGFKGPNHSVVTACSTGAHAIGDAARLIMLDDADVMIAGGAESPICAIGIAGFNACKALSTKRAEEPQKASRPWDSDSDGFVMGEGAGMVVLEEYEHAKARGATIYAEVLGYGLSGDAHHITAPPPDHEGAERAMRAALKRAGLEPSAVDYVNAHGTSTMADTIELGAVERLMGDHAGNLRMSSTKSMTGHLLGAAGAIEAIFSILAIRDNVAPPTINLDNPAAETAINLCANAKQEGEINVVQSNSFGFGGTNACLIMGRV, from the coding sequence ATGCGGCGAGTGGTGATTACGGGTCTGGGGCTGGTGACGCCCCTGGCATCGGGTGTCGAAGAGACATGGCGCCGCCTTCTGGCCGGGCAATCCGGTGCGGGTCCGATCACGCGCTTCGATGCCACGGGCTTCGGCACCACCTATGCGTGCGAGCTGCCGCGCGGCGACGGCACGGACGGGACCTTCAATCCCGATCAGTGGATGGAGCCCAAGGAGCAGCGCAAGGTCGACGATTTCATTCTCTACGGCATGGCCGCGGCGGTGCAGGCGGTGGAAGATGCCGGTTGGACGCCCACTGACACCGAAAGCCTGGAGCGGACCGGGTGCCTGATCGGGGCGGGGATCGGTGGCTTGTCGTCCATCGCCGATACGTCGATCACTCTCAATGAACGCGGCCCCCGCCGGGTCTCACCCTTCTTCGTGCCCGGTGCGCTGATCAACCTGATCTCCGGCCAGGTCTCCATCCGGTACGGGTTCAAAGGGCCGAACCACTCGGTCGTGACGGCGTGCTCCACCGGCGCCCACGCCATCGGCGACGCGGCGCGGCTGATTATGCTGGACGATGCCGACGTGATGATCGCGGGCGGGGCGGAAAGCCCGATCTGTGCCATCGGGATTGCCGGGTTCAACGCCTGCAAGGCGCTCAGTACCAAACGGGCGGAGGAGCCTCAGAAGGCCAGCCGTCCCTGGGACAGCGACAGCGACGGCTTCGTCATGGGCGAAGGCGCAGGCATGGTCGTGCTGGAAGAATACGAGCACGCCAAGGCGCGCGGTGCCACGATCTATGCGGAAGTGCTTGGGTATGGCCTGTCCGGCGACGCCCACCATATCACCGCCCCGCCGCCCGATCACGAAGGGGCGGAACGCGCCATGCGCGCGGCGCTCAAGCGCGCGGGGTTGGAGCCGTCGGCGGTGGATTACGTCAACGCCCACGGCACCTCGACCATGGCCGACACGATCGAGCTGGGCGCGGTGGAGCGGCTGATGGGCGATCACGCGGGCAATCTGCGCATGTCGTCCACCAAGTCGATGACCGGCCATTTGCTGGGGGCCGCCGGCGCGATCGAGGCGATTTTCAGCATCCTTGCGATCCGCGACAACGTGGCCCCGCCCACGATCAACCTCGACAATCCCGCGGCGGAAACCGCGATCAACCTGTGCGCCAATGCCAAGCAGGAAGGGGAGATCAACGTGGTCCAGTCCAATTCCTTCGGGTTCGGCGGCACCAATGCCTGCCTGATCATGGGTCGGGTGTAA
- the mltG gene encoding endolytic transglycosylase MltG — MWKHIAANGMSFLIVALIAAAAALGWGQRQWNAEGPLETAAFFEVEQGDTLARVSERLEEAGVIQSAAVFRVGTRTADRAGDLRFGNYEIPAGASMEQVLDIVTAGGPSSFRYRATYVLRNSGTGELRLAERNPTSGEVEELARFAYEDGVAPEYAALVESGAPMQYRLVIPEGLTSWQVVQGLLAADFLEGEVPDIPPEGTLAPATIEVARGEDRLELLAEMSAAQERILAEAWDNRAADLPISTPEEALILASIIEKETSVPEERGRVASVFTNRLNQGMRLQTDPTVIYGVTNGRGILGRGLRRSELREETPWNTYVIDGLPPTPIANPGQAAIEAALNPDSTDFIFFVADGTGGHAFAVTLEEHNRNVARWREIEAERANSE; from the coding sequence ATGTGGAAGCATATCGCGGCCAACGGCATGTCGTTCCTGATCGTGGCGCTGATCGCGGCCGCGGCGGCCTTGGGCTGGGGGCAGCGGCAATGGAATGCCGAGGGCCCGCTGGAGACGGCGGCGTTTTTCGAGGTGGAGCAGGGCGATACGCTGGCCCGTGTTTCGGAACGCCTTGAGGAAGCGGGCGTGATCCAGTCGGCGGCCGTGTTCCGCGTGGGCACCCGCACCGCCGACCGGGCGGGCGATCTGCGCTTCGGCAATTACGAGATCCCCGCGGGCGCGTCGATGGAACAGGTCCTCGACATCGTCACCGCCGGTGGCCCATCGTCCTTCCGCTACCGCGCCACATACGTCTTGCGTAATTCCGGCACCGGAGAGCTGCGCCTGGCCGAACGCAACCCCACCAGCGGCGAGGTGGAGGAGCTTGCGCGCTTCGCCTACGAGGATGGCGTGGCACCGGAATATGCGGCCCTCGTGGAAAGCGGCGCGCCGATGCAATACCGGCTGGTGATCCCCGAAGGGTTGACGAGCTGGCAGGTTGTCCAAGGGCTTCTCGCCGCCGACTTCCTGGAGGGCGAGGTGCCCGACATTCCGCCCGAAGGCACCCTTGCGCCCGCGACGATAGAAGTCGCCCGCGGGGAGGACCGCCTTGAATTGCTGGCGGAGATGAGCGCGGCGCAGGAGCGCATCCTTGCCGAGGCCTGGGACAACCGCGCCGCCGATCTGCCGATTTCGACCCCGGAGGAGGCGCTGATCCTTGCCTCCATCATCGAAAAGGAAACCTCCGTTCCCGAGGAGCGGGGCCGCGTCGCCAGCGTCTTCACCAACCGCCTGAACCAGGGAATGCGCCTGCAAACCGACCCCACGGTGATCTATGGCGTCACCAATGGGCGCGGTATCCTTGGCCGGGGCCTGCGCCGGTCCGAGCTGCGGGAGGAGACGCCGTGGAACACCTACGTGATCGACGGCCTGCCGCCCACGCCCATCGCCAATCCCGGCCAGGCGGCCATTGAGGCCGCGCTGAACCCCGACAGCACCGATTTCATCTTCTTCGTGGCGGATGGCACCGGGGGTCACGCCTTTGCAGTGACGCTGGAAGAGCATAACCGGAACGTCGCGCGCTGGCGCGAGATCGAGGCGGAACGGGCAAATTCGGAATAG
- a CDS encoding glycoside hydrolase TIM-barrel-like domain-containing protein, producing MPPHALKSGSAWLACADTKTEAAFLESLSDAALAALPWLFEFWALPHQLPPEGDWRTWVVLGGRGAGKTRAGAEWVRSMVEGPSPDAPGRAKRVALVGETYDQALAVMVKGESGLIACSPPDRVPRWVAGERMLVWPNGAEARLYSANDPEALRGPQFDLAWSDEFGCAAIDKGSNEPNKFLDPKSSESDVPHFSNGRRDDLIQAQYLRATLDYWAEEGRNPQSDQYDGPMLDLGRAHAWAWDARPWPAFPNDRSRWSDGGNWHKGHWMTGRLEAQPLDLVVAEICEEAGITDYDVSALYGLVRGHVSAQTQSARARLQPLMLAYGFNAVERDGKIIFLPIPDLPETVIEAPLTARDDDGEGGLTRIRAPEAETVGRLRIGYTEAEGLYDDKVAEAIHPGDGADQVNDVDLPLALTRAEGQGMAERWLADGRVAQDTLRFALPPSRRAIGAGAMVATEDGHTWRIDRVEDRGFRQVEAVRVEPSTSIPSDEVEEVVAVEAFVPPLPVTPVFMDLPLLTGDEVEHAPHLAVAADPWPGSAAVYSAPGADGFTLNKLVDQPAIIGTLEEPLVAQPSGLWDRAGVLKIRLETGALSSAEMSAVLAGANAAAIGSGQDDIWEVIQFTEATLVAAETWEIGMRLRGQQGTDAVMPDVWPEGTLFVLLDAAVGQVDLPSSARGLVRHWRVGPSRRSVDDASYVENVLAFQGIGLRPYSPVHLRAPRDGAARDVSWIRRSRVDADNWDGVDVPLGEASEQYVLRISDTGAIRREEILTSPAFTYTDAMRASDGTQTDYAIEVAQVSERFGAGPFARIEIND from the coding sequence TTGCCGCCGCACGCACTGAAATCGGGCTCCGCCTGGCTTGCCTGCGCGGACACGAAGACGGAAGCGGCGTTCCTGGAGAGCCTGAGTGACGCGGCCCTTGCGGCCCTGCCATGGCTCTTTGAATTCTGGGCGCTCCCGCATCAATTGCCGCCCGAAGGCGATTGGCGGACCTGGGTGGTTCTGGGGGGACGGGGCGCGGGCAAGACGCGTGCCGGGGCCGAATGGGTGCGGTCGATGGTGGAGGGACCCTCGCCGGACGCACCCGGTCGGGCCAAGCGGGTGGCCCTGGTCGGCGAAACCTATGACCAGGCGCTGGCCGTGATGGTGAAAGGGGAGAGCGGGCTGATCGCCTGCTCTCCGCCCGACCGCGTACCGCGCTGGGTGGCAGGCGAGCGCATGCTGGTTTGGCCCAACGGGGCGGAAGCGCGGCTGTATTCGGCCAATGACCCGGAGGCTTTGCGCGGCCCGCAATTCGATTTGGCCTGGTCGGATGAATTCGGCTGCGCGGCGATCGACAAGGGCTCCAACGAGCCCAACAAGTTCCTTGATCCGAAATCCTCCGAAAGCGATGTGCCGCATTTCTCCAACGGGCGGCGCGACGACCTGATCCAGGCGCAATATCTGCGCGCGACGCTGGATTACTGGGCGGAGGAGGGGCGAAATCCCCAATCCGATCAATATGATGGCCCGATGCTGGACCTCGGTCGCGCCCATGCCTGGGCGTGGGATGCGCGGCCCTGGCCCGCCTTTCCAAATGACCGCAGCCGCTGGTCGGATGGTGGCAATTGGCACAAGGGCCACTGGATGACCGGTCGGCTGGAAGCGCAGCCGCTCGACCTTGTCGTGGCCGAGATTTGCGAAGAAGCGGGCATCACCGACTACGACGTCTCCGCCCTTTACGGATTGGTGCGCGGCCACGTCTCCGCCCAGACGCAAAGTGCGCGGGCGCGACTGCAACCGCTGATGCTCGCCTATGGGTTCAACGCGGTGGAGCGGGACGGCAAGATCATCTTCCTGCCCATCCCCGACCTGCCCGAGACGGTGATCGAAGCGCCGCTCACGGCGCGCGATGACGATGGTGAAGGCGGCCTCACGCGCATCCGCGCGCCCGAGGCGGAAACCGTGGGCCGCCTGCGCATCGGATATACCGAGGCGGAGGGGCTCTATGACGACAAGGTGGCCGAAGCGATCCATCCCGGCGACGGGGCCGATCAGGTCAACGATGTGGACCTGCCGTTGGCCCTGACGCGGGCCGAGGGGCAGGGGATGGCGGAACGCTGGCTCGCCGATGGGCGGGTGGCGCAGGACACGTTGCGCTTCGCCCTGCCGCCGTCGCGCCGCGCCATCGGGGCCGGTGCCATGGTCGCCACCGAGGATGGCCATACCTGGCGCATCGACCGGGTGGAAGATCGCGGCTTCCGACAGGTGGAGGCGGTGCGCGTGGAACCCTCGACCTCCATCCCCTCCGACGAGGTGGAGGAGGTCGTGGCCGTGGAGGCGTTCGTGCCACCCCTGCCGGTCACGCCCGTCTTCATGGACCTGCCGCTTCTGACCGGGGACGAGGTGGAACACGCCCCGCATCTGGCCGTGGCCGCCGATCCCTGGCCCGGCTCCGCCGCCGTCTATTCCGCGCCCGGCGCCGATGGCTTCACGCTCAACAAGCTGGTGGATCAGCCTGCGATCATCGGTACGCTGGAGGAGCCCTTGGTGGCACAGCCCTCTGGCCTGTGGGACCGGGCCGGGGTGCTGAAAATACGCTTGGAGACCGGCGCGCTGTCGTCGGCCGAGATGTCCGCCGTTCTGGCAGGCGCCAATGCCGCGGCCATCGGATCGGGGCAGGACGACATATGGGAGGTGATCCAGTTCACTGAGGCCACCCTCGTCGCCGCGGAGACGTGGGAGATCGGGATGCGCCTGCGGGGCCAGCAAGGCACGGACGCGGTGATGCCCGATGTCTGGCCGGAAGGCACGCTTTTCGTGTTGCTGGATGCGGCGGTGGGGCAGGTCGATCTGCCAAGCTCCGCCCGCGGGCTGGTGCGCCATTGGCGCGTCGGGCCATCGCGGCGCTCGGTCGACGATGCAAGCTACGTCGAAAATGTGTTGGCGTTCCAAGGTATTGGCCTGCGCCCATATTCTCCGGTCCACCTGCGCGCGCCCCGCGACGGCGCGGCGCGGGACGTCAGCTGGATCAGGCGGTCCCGCGTGGATGCCGACAATTGGGACGGCGTGGACGTGCCCCTGGGAGAGGCATCGGAGCAATATGTCCTGCGCATCTCCGACACCGGCGCGATCCGGCGGGAGGAGATCCTGACATCCCCCGCCTTCACCTACACCGACGCCATGCGCGCCAGCGACGGCACGCAGACCGACTACGCGATCGAGGTTGCCCAAGTCTCCGAACGGTTCGGGGCGGGGCCATTTGCAAGGATAGAGATCAATGACTGA
- a CDS encoding DUF2793 domain-containing protein: protein MTETPELTLPLLAPAQAQKHVTVNEALMRLDGLAQLRLQSVTETTPPAALAGRAYGVPNGAVNAWAAQDGNVAIASGGGWIFVAPHRGWRAMVLDQGMEATFDGAGWRLGATTLSPGNASLNMKSVEFDVTLTAGASVTTPILFPARAIAFGVTGRVTAAITGAATTWDLGVAGDLQRYGSGLGVGLNSWVNGPGAPQVYWSPTALEITAQGGNFAGGTIRLVAHYAELSLPDPV, encoded by the coding sequence ATGACTGAGACACCCGAGCTCACCCTTCCGCTTCTGGCCCCGGCACAGGCGCAGAAGCATGTGACCGTGAACGAGGCGTTGATGCGTCTGGACGGTCTGGCGCAACTGCGCCTGCAATCGGTCACGGAGACCACGCCGCCCGCCGCACTTGCGGGCCGCGCCTATGGTGTGCCCAACGGCGCGGTAAACGCCTGGGCTGCGCAGGACGGGAACGTGGCCATCGCGTCGGGCGGGGGCTGGATTTTCGTCGCCCCCCATCGCGGCTGGCGCGCGATGGTGCTGGATCAGGGGATGGAGGCGACGTTCGACGGGGCCGGTTGGCGGCTTGGTGCCACCACGCTCAGCCCCGGCAATGCCTCGCTCAACATGAAATCGGTGGAATTCGACGTGACCCTGACCGCCGGGGCGTCCGTCACCACGCCGATCCTCTTCCCCGCCCGTGCGATTGCATTCGGCGTGACGGGCCGTGTCACTGCCGCGATAACAGGGGCGGCGACGACGTGGGATCTGGGCGTGGCGGGCGATCTGCAACGCTATGGCTCCGGCCTCGGCGTCGGGTTGAATTCCTGGGTCAACGGCCCCGGCGCGCCGCAGGTCTACTGGTCGCCCACGGCATTGGAGATCACGGCGCAGGGCGGCAATTTCGCGGGCGGGACGATCCGCCTCGTCGCCCATTACGCCGAATTGAGCCTGCCCGATCCGGTCTGA
- the cysE gene encoding serine O-acetyltransferase: MARTQENVSELDPVWRRITDEAQDAVRDEPLLGGLVHACILHHPSLEKALAYRVAQKLASSEMSEQLLREIADEAFASDPMLGAQARADIVAVYDRDPACHRFLQPLLFFKGFQAVTAYRVGHWLWRQGRKDLSYFIQMRVSEVFGVDIHPAARVGQGIMIDHAHSIVIGETAVVGDNVSMLHSVTLGGTGKEEEDRHPKIGDGVLIGAGAKVLGNIEIGHCSRIAAGSVVLAEVPPCKTVAGVPAKIVGEAGCDQPSLTMDHLFGGPSQA; the protein is encoded by the coding sequence ATGGCACGCACCCAGGAAAATGTGAGTGAACTGGATCCGGTCTGGCGCCGGATCACCGACGAGGCACAGGATGCCGTCCGCGACGAACCGTTGCTGGGCGGGCTGGTCCATGCCTGCATCCTCCACCATCCCTCCCTCGAAAAGGCATTGGCGTATCGCGTGGCGCAAAAGCTCGCATCGTCCGAGATGTCGGAGCAGCTTCTGCGCGAGATCGCGGATGAGGCTTTCGCGTCGGACCCGATGCTCGGTGCACAGGCGCGCGCGGACATCGTGGCCGTCTATGACCGCGACCCGGCCTGCCATCGCTTCCTGCAACCCTTGTTGTTTTTCAAGGGCTTCCAGGCCGTGACCGCCTATCGGGTCGGCCATTGGCTGTGGCGGCAGGGGCGCAAGGATCTGTCCTACTTCATTCAGATGCGCGTGTCGGAGGTGTTCGGCGTCGACATCCATCCAGCGGCGCGGGTGGGTCAGGGCATCATGATCGACCACGCCCATTCCATCGTCATCGGTGAGACGGCGGTGGTGGGTGACAACGTCTCCATGCTGCATTCCGTTACGTTGGGCGGCACCGGTAAGGAGGAGGAAGACCGCCACCCGAAAATCGGCGACGGTGTGCTGATCGGGGCGGGTGCAAAAGTGCTCGGAAATATCGAGATCGGCCATTGTTCCCGCATCGCGGCGGGGTCGGTCGTTCTGGCCGAGGTGCCGCCGTGCAAGACCGTGGCCGGCGTGCCGGCCAAAATCGTGGGGGAGGCCGGGTGCGACCAGCCATCGCTCACCATGGATCACCTGTTCGGCGGCCCCTCTCAGGCGTGA